One window of Streptomyces sp. SUK 48 genomic DNA carries:
- a CDS encoding MFS transporter, with translation MATTTPAGVRAHAKHGGGSSAGDAPMTHRQIMEALSGLLLGLFAAILSSTIVTNALPTIIKDLGGGQSAYTWVVTAALLAMTASVPLWGKLSDLMSKKALVQISLVIYVAGSVIAGLAQNPAMLITARVVQGLGAGGLSALVQVILAAMIAPRERGRYSGYTGATFAVATVGGPLLGGVITDTSWLGWRYCLFVGIPFALIALVVLQKTLHLPVTKRQVKVDWLGAFFITSAASLLLIWVTFANDKYDWLSWQTYVMVGGTILLALAFVFTETKASEPIIPLRLFRNRTISLASVASLFVGVGMYAGTVFFSQYFQLARDKSPTMSGVMTIPMIGGLFLSSMISGRIISNTGRWKNWLVAGGLFLTAGLSLLSLMRYDTPYWQLSIYMALLGIGVGMMMQNLVLSTQNQVAPKDLGAASSTVSFFRSLGGAVGVGVLGSVMSDRISHYAKNSIGELGLKERMAAAKAVGGGELPDMNSLPLPIRHWLESAYGHGIADVFLYAAPCALVAFVVVMFIKEVPLRTTGALTQAAHEKAGTVENTLESTVENTMRNVPGEPEQEKVPSLTAPAPVVGATEALATATASAAPMTAVATIAEPGAGGDGTPVHGFVRGAESAPVPQAAVTLISLAGRQLGRSVAHADGSYALAAPGTGSYVLIASADGYQPQASTVVVGEEPLSYDILLSGTSGLSGVVRASGSALPVKDAMVIVTDVRGDLLATAATGEQGDFAFTDLVPGPVTVAVNAGGFRPRALPVEVAATGITRLAVDLDAGARLQGVVKAPHGPLADARVTLVDQAGNVVGSATTGTDGAYAFTDLDSGEYTVIATGYPPVATALTVTGTGADGHDIELAHPGE, from the coding sequence ATGGCAACGACCACACCAGCCGGTGTGCGGGCTCACGCCAAGCACGGGGGAGGCTCCTCGGCGGGCGACGCCCCGATGACCCACCGCCAGATCATGGAGGCGCTCTCCGGCCTGCTGCTGGGCCTGTTCGCCGCCATCCTGTCCTCCACGATCGTCACCAACGCACTGCCGACGATCATCAAGGACCTCGGCGGCGGCCAGTCCGCGTACACCTGGGTCGTCACCGCGGCCCTGCTGGCGATGACCGCCTCCGTGCCCCTGTGGGGCAAGCTGTCCGACCTGATGAGCAAGAAGGCGCTCGTCCAGATATCCCTGGTCATCTACGTGGCCGGCTCGGTCATCGCCGGTCTCGCGCAGAACCCGGCGATGCTGATCACCGCCCGTGTCGTCCAGGGCCTCGGCGCCGGCGGTCTGTCCGCCCTGGTGCAGGTCATCCTGGCCGCGATGATCGCCCCGCGCGAGCGCGGCCGGTACTCCGGCTACACCGGCGCCACCTTCGCCGTGGCCACCGTCGGCGGCCCGCTGCTCGGCGGTGTCATCACCGACACCAGCTGGCTCGGCTGGCGCTACTGCCTGTTCGTCGGCATCCCCTTCGCGCTGATCGCGCTGGTCGTCCTCCAGAAGACCCTGCACCTGCCGGTCACCAAGCGCCAGGTCAAGGTCGACTGGCTCGGCGCCTTCTTCATCACCTCGGCCGCCTCGCTGCTGCTGATCTGGGTGACCTTCGCCAACGACAAGTACGACTGGCTGTCCTGGCAGACGTACGTGATGGTGGGCGGCACGATCCTGCTCGCGCTGGCGTTCGTCTTCACCGAGACCAAGGCGTCCGAGCCGATCATCCCGCTGCGCCTGTTCCGCAACCGCACGATCTCGCTGGCCTCGGTGGCCTCGCTGTTCGTCGGTGTCGGCATGTACGCGGGCACCGTCTTCTTCTCGCAGTACTTCCAGCTGGCGCGGGACAAGTCCCCGACCATGTCCGGTGTGATGACCATCCCGATGATCGGTGGTCTGTTCCTCTCCTCCATGATCTCCGGGCGGATCATCTCCAACACCGGACGCTGGAAGAACTGGCTGGTCGCCGGCGGTCTGTTCCTCACCGCGGGCCTGTCGCTGCTCAGCCTGATGCGCTACGACACCCCCTACTGGCAGCTGTCCATCTACATGGCGCTGCTGGGCATCGGCGTCGGCATGATGATGCAGAACCTGGTGCTCTCCACGCAGAACCAGGTCGCCCCGAAGGACCTGGGCGCCGCCTCCTCCACGGTGAGCTTCTTCCGCTCCCTCGGTGGTGCGGTCGGCGTCGGCGTGCTCGGCTCGGTCATGTCGGACCGGATCAGCCACTACGCCAAGAACAGCATCGGTGAGCTGGGCCTCAAGGAGCGGATGGCCGCGGCCAAGGCCGTGGGCGGCGGCGAGCTGCCCGACATGAACAGCCTGCCCCTGCCGATCCGTCATTGGCTGGAAAGCGCCTACGGGCACGGCATCGCCGACGTCTTCCTCTACGCGGCGCCCTGCGCCCTGGTCGCCTTCGTCGTGGTGATGTTCATCAAGGAGGTCCCGCTGCGGACGACCGGCGCGCTGACCCAGGCCGCGCACGAGAAGGCGGGGACCGTGGAGAACACGCTGGAGAGCACTGTGGAGAACACCATGCGGAACGTGCCCGGTGAGCCCGAGCAGGAGAAGGTGCCCAGCCTGACCGCCCCCGCCCCGGTGGTGGGTGCCACCGAGGCGCTGGCCACCGCGACCGCGAGCGCGGCCCCGATGACGGCCGTGGCGACCATCGCCGAGCCCGGTGCGGGCGGCGACGGCACCCCGGTGCACGGCTTCGTCCGCGGCGCCGAGAGCGCCCCGGTCCCGCAGGCCGCGGTCACCCTGATCTCGCTGGCGGGCCGCCAGCTGGGCCGCTCCGTCGCCCACGCCGACGGCTCCTACGCGCTGGCCGCCCCCGGCACCGGCAGCTACGTCCTGATCGCCTCCGCCGACGGCTACCAGCCGCAGGCGTCCACCGTCGTGGTGGGCGAGGAGCCGCTGTCGTACGACATCCTGCTCAGCGGCACCAGCGGGCTGAGCGGTGTGGTGCGGGCGAGCGGGAGCGCGCTGCCGGTCAAGGACGCCATGGTGATCGTCACCGATGTGCGCGGTGACCTGCTGGCCACCGCCGCCACCGGGGAGCAGGGCGACTTCGCCTTCACCGACCTGGTGCCCGGACCGGTGACCGTCGCCGTCAACGCGGGCGGTTTCCGGCCGCGCGCCCTGCCCGTCGAGGTGGCCGCCACCGGAATCACCCGGCTCGCGGTCGACCTGGACGCCGGCGCCCGCCTCCAGGGTGTCGTCAAGGCCCCGCACGGACCGCTGGCCGACGCCCGGGTGACCCTGGTCGACCAGGCCGGCAACGTGGTCGGCAGCGCCACCACGGGTACGGACGGCGCGTACGCCTTCACCGACCTGGACAGCGGCGAGTACACCGTCATCGCGACCGGCTACCCGCCGGTGGCGACCGCGCTGACCGTCACCGGCACCGGTGCCGACGGTCACGACATCGAACTCGCCCACCCCGGCGAGTAG
- a CDS encoding MarR family transcriptional regulator — translation MAEHAQFDELARQLSAVGAVKRDLVRVLPPECPGGSAAVLTLLGRHGDMRMSKLAELLAVDLSVTSRHVAHVAARGWIERHPDPADKRSRILRLTAAGQEQLDELSRRTSQLLAERLGDWTDDEVTQLIRLMTRLRSSFGDCRSPSARPPAPVVEETTRTPAST, via the coding sequence ATGGCCGAGCATGCGCAGTTTGACGAGCTTGCGCGTCAGCTCAGCGCCGTCGGCGCCGTCAAACGGGACCTCGTGCGGGTACTGCCCCCCGAGTGCCCCGGGGGCTCGGCGGCCGTGCTGACGCTGCTCGGCCGGCACGGCGACATGCGCATGAGCAAGCTCGCGGAGCTGCTGGCCGTCGATCTGTCGGTGACCAGCCGGCACGTGGCGCATGTCGCGGCCCGCGGCTGGATCGAGCGGCACCCGGACCCGGCGGACAAGCGCTCGCGCATCCTGCGCCTGACGGCCGCGGGCCAGGAGCAGCTGGACGAGCTGTCCCGGCGGACCTCTCAGCTGCTCGCCGAGCGGCTCGGTGACTGGACCGACGACGAGGTCACCCAGCTCATCCGGCTGATGACCCGCCTGCGCTCGTCGTTCGGCGACTGCCGGTCCCCCTCGGCCCGGCCACCCGCCCCCGTAGTCGAAGAGACCACCCGTACACCCGCAAGCACGTAA
- a CDS encoding RNA polymerase sigma factor SigF: MSAEQGSSKVLTPAKSEAAPKELDALDVLDGIEGVTSLDAVPAPATPPTGEAIDTRTLSRSLFLRLAALGENSPERAYVRDTLIELNLPLVRYAAARFRSRNEPMEDIVQVGTIGLIKAIDRFDCERGVEFPTFAMPTVVGEIKRFFRDTSWSVRVPRRLQELRLALTKASDELSQKLDRSPTVTELAAVLGVSEEDVVDGLAVGNAYTASSLDSPAPEDDGGEGSLADRLGYEDTALEGVEYRESLKPLLAKLPPRERRIIMLRFFANMTQSQIGEEVGISQMHVSRLLTRTLSQLREGLISD; the protein is encoded by the coding sequence ATGTCCGCAGAACAGGGCAGCTCGAAAGTGCTGACGCCCGCGAAAAGCGAGGCGGCGCCCAAGGAGCTCGACGCACTCGACGTCCTCGACGGCATCGAGGGCGTCACGTCCCTCGACGCCGTGCCGGCCCCGGCCACCCCGCCCACGGGCGAGGCCATCGACACCCGCACCCTGTCCCGCTCCCTGTTCCTGCGCCTGGCCGCGCTGGGCGAGAACAGCCCCGAGCGCGCCTACGTCCGGGACACCCTGATCGAGCTGAATCTGCCGCTGGTCCGCTACGCGGCGGCGCGCTTCCGCTCGCGCAACGAGCCGATGGAGGACATCGTCCAGGTCGGCACCATCGGCCTGATCAAGGCGATCGACCGCTTCGACTGCGAACGGGGCGTGGAGTTCCCGACGTTCGCGATGCCGACGGTGGTCGGCGAGATCAAACGCTTCTTCCGTGACACCTCCTGGTCGGTGCGCGTGCCGCGCCGCCTCCAGGAGCTGCGCCTGGCCCTCACCAAGGCCAGCGACGAGCTGTCGCAGAAGCTGGACCGCTCCCCCACGGTGACCGAACTGGCCGCCGTCCTCGGGGTCTCCGAGGAGGACGTGGTCGACGGCCTCGCGGTCGGCAACGCGTACACCGCCTCCTCGCTGGACTCCCCGGCCCCGGAGGACGACGGCGGCGAGGGCTCCCTGGCCGACCGCCTCGGCTACGAGGACACGGCCCTGGAGGGCGTGGAGTACCGCGAGTCCCTCAAGCCGCTGCTGGCCAAACTCCCGCCCCGGGAGCGGCGGATCATCATGCTGCGCTTCTTCGCCAACATGACCCAGTCGCAGATCGGCGAGGAGGTCGGCATCTCCCAGATGCACGTCTCCCGGCTGCTCACCCGGACCCTGTCCCAGCTGCGCGAGGGTCTGATCTCGGACTGA
- a CDS encoding RNA polymerase sigma factor SigF: protein MTEEVALTVPASTAPPQEEAPVPASVPPGKRRGADTRALTQVLFAELKDLAPGTPEHNRVRGALIEANLPLVRYAAARFRSRNEPMEDVIQVGTIGLINAIDRFDPERGVQFPTFAMPTVVGEIKRYFRDNVRTVHVPRRLHELWVQVNSATEDLTTLHGRSPSTAEIAERLRISEEEVLSCIEAGRSYHATSLEAAQEGDGLPGLLDRIGYEDPALDGVEHRDLVRHLLVQLPEREQRILLLRYYSNLTQSQISAELGVSQMHVSRLLARSFQRLRSANRIDA from the coding sequence TTGACCGAAGAGGTGGCGTTGACCGTGCCGGCCAGTACTGCGCCGCCCCAGGAGGAGGCCCCCGTCCCCGCCTCTGTGCCCCCAGGGAAACGCCGCGGCGCGGACACCCGGGCCCTGACCCAGGTGCTCTTCGCCGAGCTGAAGGACCTGGCCCCCGGCACGCCGGAGCACAACCGGGTGCGGGGCGCGCTGATCGAGGCGAACCTCCCGCTCGTGCGCTACGCCGCCGCCCGCTTCCGCTCCCGCAACGAGCCCATGGAGGACGTGATCCAGGTCGGCACCATCGGCCTGATCAACGCCATCGACCGCTTCGACCCGGAGCGGGGCGTGCAGTTCCCGACCTTCGCCATGCCGACCGTCGTGGGCGAGATCAAGCGGTACTTCCGGGACAACGTCCGCACCGTGCACGTGCCGCGCCGGCTGCACGAGCTGTGGGTACAGGTGAACAGCGCCACCGAGGACCTGACCACGCTGCACGGCCGCTCCCCCTCCACCGCCGAGATCGCCGAGCGGCTGCGGATCAGCGAGGAGGAGGTGCTCAGCTGCATCGAGGCGGGCCGCTCGTACCACGCCACCTCCCTGGAGGCCGCGCAGGAGGGCGACGGGCTGCCCGGGCTGCTGGACCGCATCGGCTACGAGGACCCGGCCCTGGACGGCGTGGAGCACCGCGACCTGGTCCGCCACCTCCTGGTCCAACTCCCCGAGCGCGAGCAGCGAATCCTGCTGCTGCGCTACTACAGCAACCTCACCCAGTCGCAGATCAGCGCCGAACTCGGCGTCTCCCAGATGCACGTCTCTCGGCTGCTCGCCCGCAGCTTCCAGCGGCTGCGCTCGGCGAACCGCATCGACGCGTAG
- a CDS encoding Dabb family protein — MIRHLVLFKLNEGVERDDPRVVAGVAAFRALPEQIGELRSWECAWNITDRPIAYDFAINSAVEDTGALQRYLEHPAHQAGVALWREFATWVIADYEF, encoded by the coding sequence ATGATCCGCCACCTGGTCCTGTTCAAGCTCAACGAGGGCGTCGAGCGCGACGATCCGCGGGTCGTGGCGGGCGTGGCGGCCTTCCGGGCGCTGCCGGAGCAGATCGGGGAACTGCGCTCCTGGGAGTGCGCCTGGAACATCACCGACCGGCCGATCGCCTACGACTTCGCGATCAACTCGGCGGTCGAGGACACCGGAGCCCTCCAGCGCTACCTGGAGCACCCGGCCCATCAGGCGGGCGTCGCCCTGTGGCGCGAGTTCGCCACGTGGGTGATCGCGGACTACGAGTTCTAG
- the tadA gene encoding tRNA adenosine(34) deaminase TadA has translation MRLALAEAGAAVRGGDVPVGAVVLSPDGTTVLATGHNEREATGDPTAHAEVLAIRRAAARLGEWRLTGCTLVVTLEPCTMCAGALVQSRVDRVVYGARDDKAGAAGSLWDVVRDRRLNHRPEVVEGVLAGECAALLTEFFRDR, from the coding sequence ATGCGGCTCGCCCTGGCCGAGGCCGGGGCGGCTGTCCGGGGCGGGGACGTCCCGGTCGGCGCCGTCGTCCTGTCCCCGGACGGCACGACGGTGCTCGCCACCGGGCACAACGAGCGCGAGGCCACCGGCGACCCCACGGCCCACGCGGAGGTGCTGGCGATCCGCCGGGCCGCCGCGCGCCTCGGCGAGTGGCGGCTGACCGGCTGCACGCTCGTGGTCACCCTGGAGCCCTGCACCATGTGCGCGGGCGCGCTGGTGCAGTCCCGGGTGGACCGGGTGGTCTACGGCGCCCGGGACGACAAGGCGGGCGCCGCGGGATCGCTGTGGGACGTGGTGCGCGACCGGCGGCTCAACCACCGCCCGGAGGTTGTCGAGGGCGTCCTCGCAGGGGAGTGCGCCGCGCTGCTCACGGAGTTTTTCCGGGACCGCTGA
- the upp gene encoding uracil phosphoribosyltransferase, whose translation MRLHVVDHPLVAHKLTTLRDQRTDSATFRRLADELVTLLAYEATRDVRTEIVDVDTPVARTTGVKLARPRPLVVPILRAGLGMLDGMVRLLPTAEVGFLGMIRNEETLEASTYATRMPEDLSGRQVYVLDPMLATGGTLVAAIRELIRRGADDVTAVVLLAAPEGVELMERELAGTPVTVVTAAVDDHLNEHGYIIPGLGDAGDRLYGAAE comes from the coding sequence ATGCGCCTCCACGTCGTCGACCACCCCCTGGTCGCTCACAAGCTCACCACGCTGCGCGACCAGCGCACCGACTCCGCGACCTTCCGCCGGCTCGCCGACGAACTGGTCACCCTGCTCGCCTACGAGGCCACGCGGGACGTGCGCACCGAGATCGTCGACGTCGACACGCCGGTCGCGCGCACCACCGGTGTGAAGCTCGCCCGCCCCCGCCCGCTCGTCGTGCCGATCCTGCGCGCCGGTCTCGGCATGCTCGACGGCATGGTCCGGCTGCTGCCGACCGCCGAGGTGGGCTTCCTGGGCATGATCCGCAACGAGGAGACGCTGGAAGCCTCCACGTACGCCACCCGGATGCCGGAGGACCTCTCGGGCCGCCAGGTCTACGTCCTCGACCCGATGCTGGCCACGGGCGGCACCCTGGTCGCCGCCATCCGCGAGCTGATCCGGCGCGGCGCGGACGACGTCACGGCCGTGGTCCTGCTGGCCGCGCCCGAGGGCGTCGAGCTGATGGAGCGCGAACTGGCGGGCACGCCGGTGACGGTGGTGACGGCCGCGGTCGACGACCACCTCAACGAGCACGGCTACATCATCCCGGGCCTGGGCGACGCGGGCGACCGGCTGTACGGCGCGGCGGAGTAG
- a CDS encoding LytR C-terminal domain-containing protein → MSMLTPPGMGGKYRITGTKYPRMRRPRRRGRLVAAVLASACTLGLLGWGTLELIDVFGGGGSTAGAAKRCPAKGKADTAQAATAHGGKVLPPPGRITVNVFNATARTGLAKDTADQLKKRGFKIGDVGNAGADYDKKVKGAGVVLGPTAAVGTSLPVLGAQVAGAEQRPDGRKAATLDLILGDQFKGLVKAADADRAVTALTAPATGVGAPKKKGC, encoded by the coding sequence ATGAGCATGCTGACTCCCCCCGGCATGGGCGGCAAATACCGGATCACGGGGACGAAGTACCCCCGGATGCGCCGGCCCCGGCGGCGAGGCCGGCTGGTCGCGGCCGTACTGGCCTCCGCGTGCACCCTCGGTCTGCTCGGCTGGGGCACGCTGGAACTCATCGACGTCTTCGGCGGGGGCGGATCGACCGCCGGCGCCGCGAAGCGCTGCCCCGCCAAGGGCAAGGCCGACACGGCGCAGGCCGCGACCGCGCACGGCGGGAAGGTGCTGCCCCCGCCCGGCCGCATCACCGTGAACGTCTTCAACGCCACCGCCCGCACCGGGCTCGCCAAGGACACCGCGGACCAGCTGAAGAAGCGCGGGTTCAAGATCGGTGACGTCGGCAACGCCGGTGCGGACTACGACAAGAAGGTGAAGGGCGCGGGCGTGGTCCTCGGGCCGACGGCCGCGGTCGGCACGTCCCTGCCGGTGCTCGGCGCGCAGGTCGCGGGCGCGGAGCAGCGCCCCGACGGGCGCAAGGCAGCCACGCTCGACCTCATCCTCGGGGACCAGTTCAAGGGGCTGGTGAAGGCGGCGGACGCGGACCGGGCGGTGACGGCCCTGACCGCGCCCGCGACGGGCGTCGGCGCGCCGAAGAAGAAGGGCTGCTGA